In Lytechinus variegatus isolate NC3 chromosome 12, Lvar_3.0, whole genome shotgun sequence, a single window of DNA contains:
- the LOC121425468 gene encoding probable G-protein coupled receptor No18 has product MYQRILWSANKTMAGTTPASYFSDYDPIISSPSILSNDSASDSLNGSDASPQPYPPSGYGLTRILICSFMALIVIILIVIGNIMVCIAVFKERSLQAVQNWFLVSLAASDLMVGVLIMPLGVVNEMLGHWIFGNHVCLLWLVLDVLACTASILNLCLISIDRYCSITRPIKHAEWRQPCRIRSMILVVWMLSMIISVPPLFGWRSEIKMGDNGYYKCVISEDIGYILYSTMGSFYIPAFIMVIVYWKIWLAAKRRARSAVRKSKRTNGKNMIASECISVDDRTNFDGKTYAMIHKADPDIQMATLQVDHEHIARPVPSACGTSSSNPDGDSTHDRIPHSPSDNTLHPPSITTSTSLLPPGARMSDTHLRPDTPQMQHRPSRIDPHEIEKQKRRLAQSRDRRATIVLGVIMGTFLACWYPFFQLYVISALCGPACKIPQLLFDFFFWIGYCNSALNPIIYTIFNRDFRRAFKKILGFRKRPKKR; this is encoded by the coding sequence ATGTATCAGAGGATTTTGTGGTCAGCAAATAAGACGATGGCAGGTACAACACCCGCGTCGTATTTCTCCGACTACGACCCTATTATATCCTCTCCATCGATTCTAAGCAACGATTCGGCAAGTGATAGCCTTAATGGATCTGACGCCTCGCCGCAGCCTTATCCACCGAGTGGTTACGGCTTGACTCGGATACTTATCTGCTCCTTCATGGCCTTAATAGTCATCATCCTCATTGTTATTGGTAATATTATGGTGTGCATTGCAGTCTTCAAAGAGAGATCCCTCCAGGCTGTTCAGAACTGGTTCCTGGTGTCGCTGGCCGCTAGTGACCTAATGGTTGGGGTCCTCATCATGCCGCTTGGTGTTGTGAATGAAATGCTCGGACATTGGATCTTTGGTAACCACGTTTGTCTTCTATGGCTTGTCCTCGACGTATTAGCCTGTACAGCTTCTATTCTCAATCTATGTTTGATATCTATCGATCGTTATTGTTCTATAACAAGACCGATAAAGCATGCGGAATGGCGCCAACCTTGCAGGATTCGCTCAATGATCCTAGTGGTGTGGATGTTGTCAATGATCATCTCAGTGCCACCACTTTTTGGATGGAGATCCGAAATCAAAATGGGTGACAATGGTTATTACAAATGTGTTATTAGCGAGGATATTGGTTATATCCTCTATTCAACTATGGGCTCGTTTTATATTCCAGCGTTTATCATGGTGATAGTATATTGGAAAATTTGGTTGGCAGCTAAAAGGAGAGCTCGTTCAGCGGTTCGAAAATCGAAACGCACCAATGGTAAAAACATGATAGCGTCCGAATGTATATCTGTAGACGATCGGACAAATTTCGATGGAAAAACATACGCAATGATACACAAAGCGGACCCCGATATACAAATGGCTACTTTGCAAGTGGACCACGAGCACATAGCGAGACCTGTCCCTTCGGCGTGTGGAACAAGCAGTAGTAACCCGGACGGGGATAGTACGCATGACCGGATACCACATTCCCCGTCGGACAACACTCTACATCCGCCGTCGATAACGACTTCGACGTCGCTTCTTCCACCTGGGGCGAGAATGAGCGACACTCATCTCAGGCCTGACACTCCGCAGATGCAGCATCGACCATCTCGCATTGACCCGCATGAGATCGAGAAACAGAAAAGACGGTTGGCACAGAGCCGCGATCGAAGAGCCACTATAGTTCTTGGAGTCATCATGGGAACGTTCCTCGCTTGCTGGTACCCGTTCTTCCAACTTTACGTCATATCCGCTCTATGTGGACCGGCGTGTAAAATACCACAATTACTCTTCGATTTCTTTTTCTGGATAGGATACTGCAACAGTGCCTTGAACCCAATCATCTACACCATCTTTAACCGCGATTTTAGGAGAGCTTTTAAGAAGATTCTTGGTTTTCGCAAACGCCCGAAAAAACGATGA